In Oryza glaberrima chromosome 8, OglaRS2, whole genome shotgun sequence, the following are encoded in one genomic region:
- the LOC127782853 gene encoding ABC transporter A family member 7-like, whose product MADTSSSSRGAAGFATQANALLRKNLCFQRRNMKTNACITVFPVFLCVILVVLQGVINHEINKPKYQCGCACVDAAPDGTCRRTECGVEHSTLDQVGSCPIQSPTPWPALVQVPRPESRAVRIASQPFDGLPDPTCRDTGSCPASVLITGMNRSLAQSLSGGLFPAVPPSLNFTDYLDSFSKIVAGSDTWTWTTQFIEPVFTPGHSLYVVQPQCSSNLSRTISNKAGPVPVQLNIDCVQGLSLWRESASQINNELFRGYRQQGGGSGGRKTNEFIAGYDFLNTNNNGLEINIWYNSTYNNNTAFNVISLLRVPRLVNTASNAYMKFLRGSGVEMLLEYVKDMPKVGTKPKFDLSSLLGALFFTWIIELLFPVILTYLVYEKQQKLKIMMKMHGLKDEPYWMISYSYFFALSAVYMIVFVLFGSLIGLNFFKTNNYGIQFVFYFIYINLQIALAFFIAAFFSSVKTATVVGYIYVFGSGLLGAFLLRFFVESTSFPKGWIVVMEIIPGFSLYRGLYELGQYAFSGNAMGTNGMEWTNLSDSENGMRIVLIIMVVEWAILLPLAFYLDKISSLGSGAHKTPMFFLKRFKNRAVSLRRSFGRQGSKVVVEMDNPDVSQEREVVEQLLLEPNANQAIICNNLKKVYHGKDGNPDKLAVRGLSLALPKGQCFGMLGPNGAGKTSFISMMIGLIPPTSGTALVHGMDINTDMDSIYTNMGVCPQHDLLWETLTGKEHLLFYGRLKNLKGAELEKAVDDSLKSVNLFHGGVGNKQVGKYSGGMKRRLSVAISLIGDPKVVFMDEPSTGLDPASRNNLWNVVKEAKKNRAIILTTHSMEEAEVLCDRLGIFVDGGFQCLGNPKELKARYGGTYVFTMTTSSEHEQEVKQLVQHLSPSANRIYHISGTQKFELPKQEVKIADVFHAVERAKRQFSIHAWGLVDTTLEDVFIKVAKGAQGVNVIA is encoded by the exons atggccgacacctcctcctcgtcgaggGGCGCCGCCGGATTCGCCACGCAGGCCAATGCCCTCCTCCGCAAGAACCTCTGCTTCCAg AGGAGGAACATGAAGACGAACGCGTGCATCACGGTGTTCCCGGTGTTCCTGTGCGTGATCCTCGTGGTGCTCCAGGGGGTGATCAACCACGAGATCAACAAGCCCAAGTACCAGTGCGGCTGCGCCTGCGTGGACGCCGCGCCGGACGGGACCTGCCGGAGGACGGAGTGCGGCGTCGAGCACTCCACGCTGGACCAGGTGGGGAGCTGCCCGATTCAGAGCCCGACGCCATGGCCGGCCTTGGTCCAGGTTCCCCGCCCTGAGTCCCGGGCCGTCAGGATCGCCTCCCAGCCGTTCGACGGTTTGCCTGACCCGACCTGCAGGGACACAGGGTCTTGCCCTGCCTCTGTCCTCATCACCGGAATGAACCGCTCGCTTGCTCAAA GTCTTTCAGGTGGACTGTTCCCTGCTGTGCCTCCCTCTCTGAATTTCACGGATTATCTTGACTCGTTCTCCAAGATTGTTGCT GGCTCAGACACGTGGACATGGACAACGCAGTTCATAGAGCCGGTATTTACCCCAGGGCATTCTTTATATGTGGTCCAACCTCAGTGTTCGTCCAATTTATCACGAACGATTTCTAACAAAGCTGGACCTGTACCCGTTCAACTCA ATATAGACTGCGTTCAAGGCTTATCATTATGGCGTGAAAGTGCATCACAAATTAATAATGAACTGTTTAGAGGTTATAGACAGCAAGGTGGAGGAAGTGGAGGACGAAAGACAAATGAATTTATTGCAG GCTATGATTTTCTGAACACAAACAACAATGGTCTTGAGATAAACATTTGGTACAACTCTACATATAACAACAACACTGCATTTAACGTCATCTCATTGCTACGAGTTCCACGCTTGGTTAACACG GCATCCAATGCATACATGAAATTTCTTAGAGGAAGTGGAGTGGAAATGCTGCTTGAATATGTTAAAGATATGCCAAAAGTAGGAACCAAACCAAAATTtgatctctcttctcttcttggtGCTCTGTTCTTCACCTGGATCATTGAACTACTTTTTCCA GTTATCTTAACATATCTCGTGTACGAGAAGCAACAGAAGCTGAAAATTATGATGAAGATGCATGGCTTGAAGGATGAGCCTTACTGGATGATATCATATTCTTACTTCTTTGCTCTATCAGCTGTCTATATGATAGTGTTTGTGTTATTTGGATCCTTGATAG gtttaaatttctttaaaacAAATAACTACGGCATTCAGTTTGTTTTCTACTTCATCTACATAAATCTGCAGATCGCACTTGCATTTTTCATTGCGGCCTTCTTTTCTTCTGTAAAAACAGCCACAG TGGttggttatatatatgtatttggtTCTGGCTTACTAGGGGCATTTCTTCTGAGGTTTTTTGTGGAGTCTACTAGTTTTCCGA AGGGTTGGATAGTAGTCATGGAAATCATCCCTGGATTTTCGCTGTACCGAGGGTTATATGAGCTTGGTCAATATGCGTTCTCTGGAAATGCAATGGGAACAAATGGTATGGAGTGGACTAATCTGAGCGACTCTGAGAATGGAATGCGCATTGTCTTGATTATCATGGTTGTCGAATGGGCTATACTGCTCCCATTGGCATTTTATTTGGATAAAATCTCATCATTGGGTAGTGGAGCCCATAAAACACCCATGTTCTTCTTGAAACGTTTCAAAAATCGTGCTGTATCACTGCGGAGGAGCTTTGGGAGACAAGGGTCTAAAGTAGTAGTTGAAATGGACAACCCTGATGTGTCCCAAGAA AGAGAGGTAGTCGAGCAACTTCTGCTGGAACCAAATGCAAACCAAGCAATCATATGCAACAACCTGAAGAAGGTTTACCATGGAAAGGATGGAAACCCGGACAAACTTGCAGTTCGAGGGTTGTCTCTTGCCCTTCCTAAAGGCCAATGTTTTGGTATGCTTGGCCCGAATGGAGCTGGGAAAACATCATTTATCAGCATG ATGATTGGGCTCATTCCACCCACATCTGGCACAGCATTAGTCCATGGAATGGACATAAACACTGATATGGATAGCATCTACACAAATATGGGTGTATGCCCACAACACGA CCTACTTTGGGAAACATTGACTGGAAAAGAGCATCTATTGTTTTATGGGAGATTAAAGAATCTTAAAGGCGCTGAATTAGAGAAG GCAGTTGATGACTCCCTGAAGAGTGTTAACCTGTTTCACGGTGGTGTTGGAAATAAGCAAGTGGGGAAGTACAGTGGTGGCATGAAACGAAGGCTTAGTGTCGCAATCTCATTGATTGGGGACCCCAAG GTTGTTTTCATGGATGAGCCTAGCACTGGACTAGATCCAGCATCAAGAAATAACTTGTGGAATGTTGTGAAGGAGGCAAAGAAAAATCGTGCTATCATTCTTACAA cacaTTCAATGGAAGAGGCAGAGGTGCTATGTGATAGACTCGGTATTTTTGTAGATGGTGGTTTTCAATGCCTTGGGAATCCAAAGGAG CTGAAAGCTAGATATGGTGGCACATATGTGTTCACAATGACAACATCTTCAGAACATGAACAGGAGGTCAAACAGCTGGTTCAGCATTTGTCACCAAGTGCAAACAGAATATATCACATATCAGGAACGCAGAAATTTGAGCTGCCAAAACAGGAGGTGAAGATAGCAGACGTTTTCCATGCAGTTGAGAGGGCAAAAAGACAGTTCAGCATACACGCTTGGGGTCTCGTCGACACCACCTTGGAGGATGTCTTCATCAAGGTTGCCAAAGGAGCACAAGGAGTCAATGTGATCGCGTAA